The following proteins come from a genomic window of Rissa tridactyla isolate bRisTri1 chromosome 11, bRisTri1.patW.cur.20221130, whole genome shotgun sequence:
- the RNF44 gene encoding RING finger protein 44 isoform X1 yields MRPWELAVNRRPPSAPFNQRRFSGGPCSSPDHLRRSPPARRQWGRRDRPLATLLGQDEPQLHPAFPQQPHIPVDEPRAYALPSTPPRMLHPAAHPPHQNPFMVDLHDQVHQGPVPLSYTVTTVTTQGFPIHAGQHIPGCSTQQLPACSVMFSGQHYPLCCLPPPLIQACAMQQLPVSYQTFPPIISSDHYILHPPPPPVPPHQPPHMAPLGQFVPLQAQHPRMPLQRIDNDVDLRGEQHPIAGFTYPPSHHAPTLSPSVPLHYLPHDPLHQELPFGVPYPHMMPRRLNTQRYRLQQALPPPPPPPPPPPYYPSFLPYFLSMLPVSPTAVGPTISLDLDVDDVEMENYEALLNLAERLGEAKPRGLTKADIEHLPSYRFNPESHQSEQTLCVVCFSDFEARQLLRVLPCNHEFHAKCVDKWLKANRTCPICRADASEVQREAD; encoded by the exons ATGCGACCATGGGAACTGGCAGTGAATAGGCGGCCACCCTCTGCCCCTTTTAACCAGCGCCGTTTCTCGGGGGGACCCTGCAGCAGCCCCGACCACCTCCGGCGAAG cccccctgcCAGGCGTCAGTGGGGACGACGCGACCGACCTCTGGCAACCCTGCTGGGCCAGGATGAGCCCCAGCTGcaccctgccttcccccagcagccGCACATCCCTGTAGATGAGCCCCGCGCCTACGCTCTCCCCAGCACGCCGCCACGAATGCTTCACCCGGCCGCTCACCCGCCCCACCAGAACCCATTCATGGTGGATCTGCATGACCAG GTGCACCAGGGACCCGTCCCTCTCTCTTACACGGTTACCACCGTCACGACGCAAGGCTTCCCCATCCACGCCGGCCAGCACATCCCTGGgtgcagcacccagcagctcccagcatgcTCAGTGATGTTCAGTGGACAGCACTACCCGCTCTGCTGCCTCCCGCCCCCG CTGATCCAGGCATGCGCCATGCAACAGCTCCCCGTCTCCTACCAGACGTTCCCCCCCATCATCTCCAGCGACCATTACATCCTGCACCCCCCTCCGCCACCAGTGCCCCCCCACCAGCCGCCCCACATGGCCCCCCTGGGGCAGTTCGTACCTCTCCAAGCCCAGCACCCGCGCATG CCTCTGCAGAGGATAGACAATGACGTGGACCTGCGAGGGGAGCAGCACCCCATCGCGGGCTTCACGTACCCCCCATCCCACCACgctcccaccctgtccccctcCGTGCCGCTGCATTACCTCCCCCATGACCCGCTGCACCAAGAACTGCCATTCGGCGTG CCATACCCCCACATGATGCCCCGGCGGCTGAACACCCAGCGGTACCGGCTGCAGCAGGCGCtgccccccccaccgccccctccgccgccccccccgtACTACCCGAGCTTCCTGCCCTATTTCCT CTCTATGCTTCCCGTGTCGCCGACGGCCGTGGGGCCCACGATCAGCCTAGACCTGGACGTGGACGATGTGGAGATGGAGAATTACGAG GCACTGCTGAACCTGGCCGAGCGGCTGGGGGAGGCCAAGCCGCGGGGACTCACCAAAGCAGACATCGAGCACCTCCCGTCCTACCGCTTCAACCCCGAGAGCCACCAGTCTGAGCAGACCCT GTGCGTCGTGTGCTTCAGCGACTTCGAGGCCCGGCAGCTTCTCCGCGTCCTGCCCTGCAACCACGAGTTCCACGCCAAGTGTGTCGACAAATGGTTAAAG GCGAACCGCACGTGCCCCATCTGCCGGGCGGACGCGTCGGAGGTGCAGCGGGAGGCGGACTGA
- the RNF44 gene encoding RING finger protein 44 isoform X2 encodes MLHPAAHPPHQNPFMVDLHDQVHQGPVPLSYTVTTVTTQGFPIHAGQHIPGCSTQQLPACSVMFSGQHYPLCCLPPPLIQACAMQQLPVSYQTFPPIISSDHYILHPPPPPVPPHQPPHMAPLGQFVPLQAQHPRMPLQRIDNDVDLRGEQHPIAGFTYPPSHHAPTLSPSVPLHYLPHDPLHQELPFGVPYPHMMPRRLNTQRYRLQQALPPPPPPPPPPPYYPSFLPYFLSMLPVSPTAVGPTISLDLDVDDVEMENYEALLNLAERLGEAKPRGLTKADIEHLPSYRFNPESHQSEQTLCVVCFSDFEARQLLRVLPCNHEFHAKCVDKWLKANRTCPICRADASEVQREAD; translated from the exons ATGCTTCACCCGGCCGCTCACCCGCCCCACCAGAACCCATTCATGGTGGATCTGCATGACCAG GTGCACCAGGGACCCGTCCCTCTCTCTTACACGGTTACCACCGTCACGACGCAAGGCTTCCCCATCCACGCCGGCCAGCACATCCCTGGgtgcagcacccagcagctcccagcatgcTCAGTGATGTTCAGTGGACAGCACTACCCGCTCTGCTGCCTCCCGCCCCCG CTGATCCAGGCATGCGCCATGCAACAGCTCCCCGTCTCCTACCAGACGTTCCCCCCCATCATCTCCAGCGACCATTACATCCTGCACCCCCCTCCGCCACCAGTGCCCCCCCACCAGCCGCCCCACATGGCCCCCCTGGGGCAGTTCGTACCTCTCCAAGCCCAGCACCCGCGCATG CCTCTGCAGAGGATAGACAATGACGTGGACCTGCGAGGGGAGCAGCACCCCATCGCGGGCTTCACGTACCCCCCATCCCACCACgctcccaccctgtccccctcCGTGCCGCTGCATTACCTCCCCCATGACCCGCTGCACCAAGAACTGCCATTCGGCGTG CCATACCCCCACATGATGCCCCGGCGGCTGAACACCCAGCGGTACCGGCTGCAGCAGGCGCtgccccccccaccgccccctccgccgccccccccgtACTACCCGAGCTTCCTGCCCTATTTCCT CTCTATGCTTCCCGTGTCGCCGACGGCCGTGGGGCCCACGATCAGCCTAGACCTGGACGTGGACGATGTGGAGATGGAGAATTACGAG GCACTGCTGAACCTGGCCGAGCGGCTGGGGGAGGCCAAGCCGCGGGGACTCACCAAAGCAGACATCGAGCACCTCCCGTCCTACCGCTTCAACCCCGAGAGCCACCAGTCTGAGCAGACCCT GTGCGTCGTGTGCTTCAGCGACTTCGAGGCCCGGCAGCTTCTCCGCGTCCTGCCCTGCAACCACGAGTTCCACGCCAAGTGTGTCGACAAATGGTTAAAG GCGAACCGCACGTGCCCCATCTGCCGGGCGGACGCGTCGGAGGTGCAGCGGGAGGCGGACTGA